The genome window CAATTACGACCTTCTTCAAGACACTACTGAGAAAATTGCAGATTTAAACCAAGAAGCTCCAAACCTTCTCAAATATCTGACAAGTAACTCAACAAACTCGAGTACAGACACAAATGGTCAGTCCAAAAAAAGCCCTGCTGATCAATAAAAGTAATCAATAAAAGTTCATGCACACAAGCTGCTCGGCGTCGTTGCCTAATACAGAGTTTGTTACAGATCTTCCCACAGATTGCAGCGAAGTTTTCAATAGAGGCCAGAGAAGGAGCGGAGTTTACCCAATCAAGCCCAATCAATCCGAGCCATTCAATGTGTACTGTGAGATCAGCTCAGGTAAGAGAtaacgtgcgcacacacacacacacacacacacacacacacacacacacacacacttcaaccaACACCAAGAAAAATTTTCTTTCTATATGACCATTGGACATGGGTTTTTCtgttacttaaaaaataaatatgctttTGAGAAAACTTAATAAATCAAatgtgtcccccccccccccataacaATGTGGCTTTGCAGACAGCGCAGCCACAGTTATTCAAAAACGAGTGGATGGCACAGTAGACTTTGATCAGACCTGGGACAAATATGAGCTTGGATTTGGAACTTTGGAAAGTAAGTAGCCTGATACAATGTGCGATATTAAGAAACTTGGATAAATAGATCAAACCTGACTTGATGTACAAGACAAAATcttaccaataaaaaaaaaattcaaaagtgCAGTGAACTTGTGTCAATATTTTTGGACTGGACCTAGAATCTGGATTTTCCAATGCAGACATTTTATGGTAATCAAGTGTGCAAATGATGAACATTACTGTTAATGACCTGCAGATGAATTTTGGCTTGGCCTGGCAAAGATCTACTCCATCGCCAGACAGGGGGACTACATCCTCAGCATTGAGGTGGAGGACTGGAAGGATGAGAGACGATTCATTGAGTACATGTTCACTCTGGACGGTCCTGCATCTCATTACACGATCCACCTGACTCATCTGTCTGGAAACCTGCCTGATGCCATGAGCAACCGCACTGGCATGATGTTCTCCACTAAAGATAAGGACAACGACAATCTTGAGGAGTCCAGCTGCACTCGCAACTACTCAGGTAGCAAGTCTAAGACGTATGGATTTAAAATCCCGTGTCGATAAGCCGCAGCCCACATTGAACCTATGCTCAATACTAAAGTAActtgattttccttttttttttcaggtggtTGGTGGTTTAACGCGTGTGGAGGCACCAACCTTAACGGGCGCTATACCTGGATGCGTTCGAAGACTCGTACTCCACGCAGAAAAGGGATCTACTGGAAACCTGACAAGGGGAGCTCTTACACCCTCAAATTTACAAAAATCTCCATAAAGCCTTTGACCCAGTTTCACTGACCAGGCAAATCctcaaccaatcagaatcctCATACAGGAGGCCATGATTGGCCAAAAAAAGCTaccctcttcttcttcactCAGTCCAAAGGTGCTGACTTGTTGTCGAAGCATGATGCAACAGGAACACTACATCAACCTGACCTCAAGTTTCACATATACAGTCCTGTTACAGcagtttactttttctttttcagtatttAGACAGTTGCTTAGAGAGAATGCAAGACAGAGGGCAACCTGCTTCTGGAGTGTTAGTCGTGACATGTTTTAAGCTTATTATATCCAATTTTGTAAACTTAACCTTTTTAACTTTATACTAAACACGCACAGAAATCAAAATAGTCTCACAAGACACATATGGTCAATAGTTTTCACTTTCTTGTTTTTATACTGCATTTAACTTAATACCATATTTAAgtcatgttaatgttttgtgcTAGTCAAGAAACATCTTATGTTACTGAGTCATATTGACTCTCGGTTACACAATGTACACAACTGTACAgtaattgtttgtttaaagaTTTGTCAGGAACAGCAGTGCATGATATttgtaacaaaataaatgaatccaCCTAAATAGCTAAGATTTTGTCTTTATATGCTCACTTCATTGCCCAAGTGCCAGAGCTTCAGAACAGCCAATACAGAAAACTCTTTGAGATGATAGCTTTTTGCAATTGCGAGTAACATGACGAGGGATTGTAGTTTAATAAAttcaaaatgtagaaaaatgtagaaaaaaggAGGCCTAGGAAAATactttgatataaaaaaaaaaacattgagatattctgttattgaaaaataatcaacctcCAAGTGATATTAGTAACCCTTTGTCATGTCAGGCTGCATTCCACCACCCCATcggtgatttattttcttttataaaacaaTTAGTTTCGACAGAGAAATCTGATTAGGTGAGAGGCTTTCCAAGAGTGgggataatagacagtaacagcactgggacgtttagCGATCACACCAGCATAAGTGAAAGCTGGTACAATCTATAGTATTAAGGGGAGAGCAAATCACATGCAACAGAGGAAGACACTTTCAAGCacaaaaacacatctgataaaattaaaaaaaattttgtctaattattaaatgttttaaagtcatttaaaatcgCCTCTGTGTTGTTTTATCTATGCCTAAGGTGAGCTACAAAGTTAACTAGCTTCCAACACGAGGAGTTCTCAAATCCCTTTGTAATCCTAATCAAAGGCCCTACTTGGtatgtggaacaagtggttgtACACCGTAGTGCACTAGATTTCCATTTAACGCTACATATTAACGCTAACCCTGGAAGTTAACAGTACTAATATCAAGTTGGAATAAGTGAAAATACTAGAAAAGAGACTTACAATATTTACAGGACTTTTACACCACCTCAATTTATTCACCTCactttttggctacatagtacaagtaagaattaaaaactattttcacTCCTGTTAATATTATAGTAATTGTCGGTCGCCAGCTCCTTCATAATCGatttataataaatggtgtttgtggataaaagctgtaaaaaaaagaaaagaaaaaaaaagcagttgtataaaagcaatatcacactcgaggtcttGCTGTcgtgctggatatcagcatggctgtgacgCGGCccgatatccagcacaacagcatgtaCTTGAGTGCGATGTTGCTTAAATAGCAGTAAACACAAAGTGTGTTATACCTTTTTTACAATAGATTAACTACCAACAATAAATTACCATTTAATGAATATCTATAGAAATGATTTACccctatattaaatatattacctTTTCCGTGCACATACTCACTCAATATTAATATAGATATTTGAGCATGTGCAGGAAAGCATAATGTCAGCTTTTCCAAACTACCATGAGACATGCACGTGCTTTGGAGATGACTGTGTCAACATAACCCCTTGTGAGGCCTTGACTAAAATAGCAGTTTGAACCAGTCAGTTTAAAAGCTTTAGCAAGACCATGGTGTTACTTAACAGCATTTGGAAATTTCAATAGAAACATGTTGCTCAGTGGATATAATTCTGTGCTAATGACCCGAAAAGTCCAGATGTCGCACTGTTGGAACAACACCTGAGACATATCGTGGCTGACCCTATAAAGTGCagtccaaaataaataaaccttgaagttcaaacattaataataaataaatattttacccGGATTGCAAAAGATCTGCAAAAAGGTCTGTATTTGGGTGGAACAGAGTTCTGCAGCAGTACCTGTACGTGGTGTTGGGCACATAGATGTCCTTGGCTGGGAACTCCAGGATCTCTCTGGTGGGTCGAACCCGGGTGTCTGGATACGGCTTGACCTGAAGTAGCTCTGGAGTCAGACAGTAGTGGGGGTTCTCGGGAGCAGGAGAGATGTCAATCTTCAGCTGagctgtaagaaaaaaataataaataaaataaataggctTTATGTAAATGATCAAGGCTTCTAAATTGTTTAATAGCGCCAAGACAAAAACATCAACCaaaatgtgtaatattaaacAGGTTGCCGTTTCACAaaggtaaaggaaaaaaaaaggaaattcaaACGCTGGCAAATTTTTTAGAGGACTTGAGATGGATGAGCCTTAATGATCACAAAATTAGtcactttttttccttcaaacTAGTTTTTGAGATTTACTAGGCAGAAGAAAAATCCTTGACTTATACTTAGTTACACCACTAACAGGAATTTAGCTAAATGTTTTCAGATTTTGCACTAGCAGGAGGATATAGTTTTGACGAAAaccaaatttaaatcaaatttaaatccaGCACTTCTGTAAAAAGAGTGTCtgctaaatactgtaaatgtaaacctAGTACTAAAATGTGACGAATAAACATGAAGTTCATGTTTTACACCATTAAAAGAGGGTGATcatccaaaaaatatatatatattattatttccaaACATTTTCGATTATTTTACTGAATTCACCTGTAATAGGCCTGAGTCTGCGTAACACTGAAGAGGGCCGCCTCATGTCAGCCAGGAACTTGTACAGATCCTCATCGCTTAGCCGATCTCCTTCCTACAACAAACAGTAAAATGTGATTAATATAAATGAtctaatttttttgcatttaaaagttTAGACTAAGAATTacttagctttttaaaaagtaaaccaAAGACTTGTCAAGAACAAgcttacataaatattaatggtCAGCAAATATTAGCACACCTTCAAAGTATGTGGCATATTTTAACCTTAATAGTTTACTCTCATGTCTGTTACAGCGAGTTGCCATCTCTCATCAATGAAACCTGACCTGTTTGAAAAAGTTGGTTACGGTGAGTGTAGCAGGCCTGAAGCTGGTTAGATTGCAGTACTCGTCCCCACTGGTGGTCCTCTCTAAAGACCGTCTACCCACAATGCTGGAGTTCCTCCGCTCAGACCAGGAACCCTTCCGCTCTGTATTATTGTTGAGAAAAATTAAATGCACAAAAttgagaggtaaaaaaaaataaaaatcctccctAAATATGAAGCTAGAACATTTTGCCTTTAAATAAGTTAAGAGGcatcatcttttttattttactcttaaaggattaaaaactaaataaaaaacccaaaactattcaATGTAATAGTAGTATactttcaatatttttaaaaaatgtaggaACGTTATGAAAAAGTACAAAGGAATCTCTGtggcatttattaattattcatttatgttttgGGAGCACTTTCTCCTAAACAAGGTCACAGAGAATCCGGAGCCGATCCTGGGAATCCTGGACAGGAGGCAGGAATGAGATGTGATGCTAGTATATTCCAAGgtaccatgcacacacattcacaactaGTGCCAATTTAACAAATCCAATCCACCTgcaagcttgtttttttttttttgcgaaatggtcaataaataaataaataaacaaacaaagtaaAGAATCTGGAGAACAAACAGATGTGGGAAGAGCATGTGAAACTTCACAGCGACAGTATGCTGAGCTGAGAATAATCGCCCTGGAGGTGAGAAAGAGCAACgctacagtgctgtaaaaaaggTATTTGCCCCTTGCTGATTTTCTCCATTTAactaccttttttttataattgagtAAGATCAAACATTTTACTATTACACGAAGATATCCaaactaaatacaaaatgcagttatcATTTATTAAGCTATCCAAACCCACCAGGccatgtgtgaaaaagtaactgCCCACTTAactgtttgtgttgttttgaaAATGCTTTGCAATTTTGAAACAAATCTGGATTAAACTAAATATCTCTGAGCACACAGTGTgaccacattaaaaaaatgactttaaCGTCCTTTACTTCTTTTGCAATTGATGTTCCGATCTGATTCCATCCTTTCTGTACCCTATACTACAAGTATACATCACAAGTGGCCCACAAGTGGCCCAGTCTGTGGGAGGAGCTAAAAATGTACACAGAACTCGAAAACAAAACTTCACATGGCAAGATTGTCGATCAAAGTTTTgataaagcatttttatatttaatgactACTGGGGATATAGAAACAATTTTCAATATTACAAACTGAACCTTCATGCCTTACTTCATCGATTTCATATATCTGATTTTAAAGTTCACCCATGCATGTACACAAAGTCTAATTGCATCCTTTTAGTGTCAGTATTCAAAATGTACAGTGATGTAACCATACAAGCAAAGACTAATTTCAAAACTATATTGAGTATGCTGACCTGGCAGGCCCATTTCCAGCTCAGTGTCTCTTTCCAGACTGCCAGCACTGTTGACTATATTCATTAGATGAATGGCTGTCCAAGCGAAGGGCATCCTGTAGCGCCCGAGCCTCTGGCAGAACTGCTCCGACTGAGCACGCAGCTTCTCCAGCTTCTCCTTATTCTATAAATGAATGTTCATGTAACATATTGTAACAAATGCAATAAATatcccatttttattttaatgcaaagGGGGAATAATCACATGTTggatttcttaaataaaaattctcaCTTTTGCAGCATCTGACTCCTTGAAGACCATGTAAGGCTCTGCACATTCTCCGATGTCACCCTGCTGTAGGACCTTTTCAagctaaacacaaaaacacacaaaagaataaaaaaaaaagttagctaAAAACCTGTTGTGTATTTTATCTTTCATGCTCTGGCTATTATTTGCAGTGGATGAACAGTTGCCCAGAACAGGTGCATTAGATTTTGACAATATGATCTTAAgcaatcaattaataaataaataaaaagcatccAAGTAACAAGACAATAAACTGTCATATAGGCAAAACCGTTACAGTTAATTCATTTTAACTGAAACAAAACAtcaaacttaatttattttactatttactcCTCAATATTTGATTGGCCAGAAAgtttcaaaatttttttttttggcctctaTTTAGTCTGGGAACAAATCTTTACTCTGtccatatgttaaaaaaaaatttattacaactTCAGGTAGGGTGGTATAGGGAAGGGAAATGAAGAGAAGCAAAGCGAAGCTAACCTTTATGACCAGAAAGACGTCTTGGGAGGGGTAGGTGATGGAGAAGACGGCGGAGCGGGCCAGGGTAGAGATTGCGGCTGTCTGAACATGAGGACGCAGCATGGCTTTGGTCTGCTCGGAGTTCAGGTCAAAGAAAAAGTTCTCTGatatctgaaaaataaataaataaaaaagagcagCTACTATTAGAAACTAAGCACAGAGTTGTCCTTGTTTAGTAAGGCTTCTTTAAAATGATGACTGCTGCCCTCTGGTGTTAGACCACGGAGTTGCATAAAGACCTAACTTAGatccaaaaattatttaagaaacactatcaaaaataaaaggcataaaaacataaaacagtaGTATAAATTGaggttaaaatgaaaaattgtttatattaattaaatacattttacatcacaaacaacacaataaaaaatcAATACAGGTACGTGTTActtgtaaaagaaaagaaagaaaagataaaaaataaaaatcacaatttttCATTCACTTTACACTTAAAAGCAGTTACACCAActtacctttttcttttctttgacaTCATATAAGGCCAAACTTGCAAATATTGGTTCAATCTCTATctcaaaccttaaaaaaaaaaggcagaaagataATGTGCttcctttggaaaaaaaaacatggaagtgATATTTTCAACACACTGTCCTGCACTTACTTCAGGGACAAGCACTTGACAAGCAGTCTCTGGCCAAAGTGTTCTTTTGGAACATCAGGAACGCAGTGGCGCTCGATCGGCtcgtccttaaaaaaaattaaaccaaaatgagaaataaatgggaattaattaaaaataggtgGCTTCTATAGGTTGGAAACATTATGAAAATTATGaagaatactgtatgtttgtataaAACTTTAAATCACCAATCATTTTGTCACAAAACAGAGGTCAATTCCTGTTTACTGGGTATGATTTTTTGAGCCTCGTTAAGCTACAGTTTCAGTAATAGCAGTAAGTGACAACGTAGCAGAGCAACAGTGAACTTCATAAAACTTCTAATGTTTAAAAGGAAGCAGCAGGGATTATTAATGCCTGTTTTGGTATTACCACTCCttttctttggaaaaaaaacaaatgagaaaagaaaaagaaaaaacacactttcATATAAGCTAGACAAATACAGGAAGGAAACTATACATTTTTAAGATTTAGCACTGCAGGTTCAGGTCATGCTGAACAGAAATGAGTAATGCACCTCGTCTAGCGCCGGGTGCAGGGCGAAGAGCTCTCGGTGCCGGTTGGTTTTGCGTTGGTCCTCGTTGTGCCGGTCAATCTCCTCGTTCGGTACTCGGTCCAGCAGGTGAGGGAGCAGACCATCAGGCTGGGAGTTCTTCAGGTCAAATATACTGCAAGCCCAACTACCCCGGGGAGTGTCATCTATGGACATGGACCTGCGCTTCAGATCATCCTGTCAAAAACACACGATTATCAATTATCCAAGCAATTTTTCTCTTTCATATTCTCTATTCACATTTTCATGCTAAGATCATGCTAAATGAAAACACCAGGACTTTGTGTGTGCAGATGTTTTAACCTGATCATCCTGATAGCTGCTGGGGTCTGGCAGCTCATCGGACTCAAACACCTGCTTGGGTAAACCTCTCTGCCTCTCCTTCTGCTTGTCCAGAGTGTTGGGGTTAAAGCCTGTACCCAGCTTGTGGTACCTGTGCCACCAATTAATAACATGCGTTAGACATAAACCACAAATTCATAATTGATTCTGATCTGCAACGGCATATTTGTGTTAATAAAACcacaatataaacac of Clarias gariepinus isolate MV-2021 ecotype Netherlands chromosome 6, CGAR_prim_01v2, whole genome shotgun sequence contains these proteins:
- the angptl3 gene encoding angiopoietin-related protein 3, with translation MKLLCLFFLGSMCTMIAARRVQTGTESPISHNPQPTEAKSRFAMLDDVRLLANGLLQLGQSLREFVHKTKGQINDIFQKLNIFDRSFYQLSVVTSEIKEEEEQLKQTTSFLKANNDEIRNMSLEINSKINNIMHERGQLQSHVGSLEKKVQGLSQSVVPLEQLQEIVALKDVINTQEKTIKDLLDSVREQHDQLNSQKNKIKSLEEKLNYDLLQDTTEKIADLNQEAPNLLKYLTSNSTNSSTDTNDLPTDCSEVFNRGQRRSGVYPIKPNQSEPFNVYCEISSDSAATVIQKRVDGTVDFDQTWDKYELGFGTLENEFWLGLAKIYSIARQGDYILSIEVEDWKDERRFIEYMFTLDGPASHYTIHLTHLSGNLPDAMSNRTGMMFSTKDKDNDNLEESSCTRNYSGGWWFNACGGTNLNGRYTWMRSKTRTPRRKGIYWKPDKGSSYTLKFTKISIKPLTQFH